TGAGTCGTTGTCGGCTACAGCAGCAGGCAAGTCTACGGTTACTGACAGGCCGTCTCGCACTTGTGTTCCCAGAACCTGGTGCTCGACGTAAAGTCTTTGCCTGCTCCAGATTATGATGAGACTGAACTCGAGATACTTTCCAGTGTGGTTGAAAGTATCCAGATGAAACTTTAACTCATACCCACCGCCGGTTGTATCCTGTTTACGGATCAAGGAATATTTCGGAGAAACAAAAATGGAAAACGGATTCAGCACGACTGAGTATCTCGCGGGGAGCTCGGCCGGGGGATGAGCCGTGGGATGCAGACCTGAAAACAAATCATGGGCATCGTATGGATAGTTCATATCCTGCCTGACAAGCTTGTAAACGGGCCGACGAAATACATCCGGAAGATCTTTAAAGTCGAGTAGATCCATTCCCTGGGTCTTGTGCTGCTTGAGTGCGTCCCAGGCAATCTGCTGGACTGTTCGCGATCCGACACGTTTGTCGGTATCTATTCCGACAAGTGAATCGTCTTTCAATTTCGATTCGTTCAGGACTCTGAAATAAAGTTTCTTCACCTGCCAGGGTGTGATTCCACGACCGAGCTGTTCAGGATGATAGGTCGGGTCTGCAGCTTTGTCGAATGCTTCGAATGCTGTAATGCCGACAGCCTGGTGGTTGCCGTGCTGTCGGTTTGGCAGTGTCGTGATTGTATCGTGATTGGTTATGATGACATCGGGTTTCAAGGCGCGAATCATATAAACGATTCTCGAAAGCACGCTGTCCTTGCCGCCCCACATTCTGAAAGTCTCTCTAGCAGTCTTTGAAAATCCGAAATCCGAGAAGCCCAGAAAATAAATTTGTGTCCCGAGTATATTTGCTGCGCTCATCGTTTCCTCAGTACGAAGTTCAGCGAGCTCGTTGTAGAGTTCCGGTCCAGTAACGTTCTGGCCGCCTTCGCCTCTCGTATAGAATATGCTGTAAGCTTTTATGTGACGGATGCGCGAGTAGTATGCCAATGTCGCGCCGTCCTCATCGTCCGGGTGGGCCGACAGACACATCAGTACGAGTGCTTTGTTTCCTTGAGGCGATCCGGATACAGCTACTGCCGGCGACATGGCTGCGAAAATTATCGGGGCCACGACGAGAAACGATATCAGCTCAAGAAATGCTGCAAAATTCCTGGAAGTGGATTTGATCCTCATTTATTCACCTTTTTCGGAAAAGAGCTTGATTCGACATTCCTTAACGACGACAAAATAAGAAACATCGGATATAATTCCATTTCACCGGGGACTCTAATCATGTCAGGTTAATGACTATATTTTAGAACATGAAACGGATCTCGAATGGGAATCTATCAGCAGGGCAGGGCGAATGTTAAAGAAGATATTCGCGGCGATGGCGTTTGTTGGGGCAGCACTACTATTGTCATCGACCGGCCTTAAGGCGCAAACATACTTGAGCAACTTCACTTCTTTTACGGCGGCCGGGAAGGCGATAACCGTGCAGGCTGGACCATCAGCGTTGAGATTAACCTTTTACACTTCGGACATAGTGCGGGTCGATTACCTCCCGACTCTTTCCACGAAGATCGACTCGTCGCTCATTGTTATCCGCGATACGTCGACTTACGTGTCCCTTTACATTTCTGAAGGCGACTCGAGCGTGACAATGACGACCGCGGCGCTGAGAGTGGTCGTCGCGAAATATCCGGTAAGGGTCTCGTTCTATGAAGTGACCAACAAGCTTCTCCTGTTCGAACCGTCCGGCGGGGGAGTTGGAAATGCATCGGCTTCAAGGCTCGCAAATTTTTCATTCCAGTCGACAGATCACTTTTACGGCACGGGTGAACGCGGGATCCGTCTGGACTTACGCGGACTGGCGTTCGACAGCTATAACACGCAGGTTGGCGGTTACAGCTCGCCGCCTCCGTCAACAATGAACGTCAATGTCCCGTTCGTCGTATCGACGGACGATTATGGGGTTTATTTCGATAATACATACAGAGGACATTTCGATATCGGCAAATCATTGCCGAACGTCCTTACGTACACCTCGTCGGGCGGCGAGCTCTCATATTATTTCATTCACGGAATGTCGATGGCGGAGGTCCTGGCAGGATACACATGGCTCACAGGAAGGGCACCGCTTCTTCCTGCGTGGGCATACGGATACATTCAATCGAAGTTCGGCTACAGGAACGAGTCCGATGCGGAAGCAATGATCCAGCATATGAGGACAGATAGTATCCCGTGCGATGCGATCATACTCGATCTGTACTGGTTCCAAAATATGGGCGATCTTTCATGGAACACTTCGCTATGGCCAGATCCGTCGCTGATAACGTCGAATTTTCTCAGCCAGGGATTCAAAACCATCGTCATAACTGAACCATACATCATCCAGAGTTCCGCAAATTATTCCGCTGCCGACGCCGGCGGTTATCTTGCGAAGAACGGTTCGGGCCAGAGTTATGTTCTTGGCGGCTGGTGGTCGTGCGGATGCAACGCCGGTCTGCTCGACATTACAAATGACAGCGCGAGGGCGTGGTGGTGGAGCAAGTATGAGTCGATCTTCTCAACCGGAGTTACCGGCTTGTGGACGGACCTCGGAGAACCTGAACGCGATTATTCCGACATGCATTTCAGCTTGGGATCCGATACGGCAATTCACAACATTTACGATTTTCTCTGGGCGAAAACTCTCTTTGATGGATTTAACGCTGATTACCCGAGCCGCAGACTTTTCAACCTCACCCGGTCGGGTTACGCTGGAATCCAGCGGTTCAACACGGTTACCTGGTCGGGTGACGTTTCGAAAACATTCGGAGGTCTCGCTGTGCAGCTGCCCTTCCTTCTGAACATGGGTATGTCGGGAATTGCATACCAGAACTCGGACATCGGCGGGTTCGATGCGGGTTCGACCTCGGCAGAACTCTACACGAGATGGATGGAATTCGGCGCGTTCTGTCCAGTGATGCGCGCACACGGGTACGACGGCGACAACGGGACCGAGCCGTGGACCTTCGGCGCGGCGACTGAAAACATAGTCAGAGAGCTGATCAGATTGCGTTATGCGCTGTTTCCCTACAACTACACTTCGGCTCACCAAACTTATCTCGCCGGGATGCCATTGGCGAGACCGCTTGCACTCGAATTTCCAGACGATCAGAATGTTTACAACGAAAGTTCAGCCTACATGTGGGGGGATGACTTCATAGTATCGCCCGTCGTGCAGTCAGGTCAGACGAGCCAGAGTTTTTATCTGCCCGCCGGGAAGTGGATCGATTACTGGAGTGACAAGGTTTACAGTGGAGGCACCACTGTCACTGTCCCTGCCCCAATCGACCAGGTGCCGCTTCTTGTAAAATCGGGAAGCATAATCCCGATGCAACCCGTTCCTGATTATATCGGAGAGTATTCCGCCGACACTCTGTTGCTCGCGATTTATCCCGATCCCACCGTCGCTTCTTCATTCGAGCTCTACGAAGATGATGGAAGCTCGCCTCTTTATCAGGCCGGCTACTTCTCCACGACAGAGTTTGAGGGCACGTGGAGCGGTACTTCAAACGCAGAGGAATTCAGTATCTCGATCGGGCCCGCGGTCGGAACTTACAGCGGAAAATCTTTTAACCGCGTCTATCTCTGCGAGATCCACAAAGTGTCGTATCTTCCTGCCGAGGTCTTGCTCGGAAGCGTCGCGATGCAGCAGTTTCCGACCTACGATTCGCTCGAAGCCGAAAGCTCAGGCTTTTATTACGACCCGGGTGCCGAAATCCTCTGCACAAAATTTTCCGGAAACACAGACAGAGGTTACGTGGTCGTTCTCGACAGCGTCGAAGTGACCGGCGTGGAAAATTCTCCGGGCCAACCGACCGGATACCGGCTCGAGCAGAATTTCCCGAACCCGTTCAATCCGGGAACGAGGATCGGGTTCAGTATACCATCGCGTGAGAAAGTCTCTCTTGTTATATTCGATTCGGTTGGAAGGCGCGTTTCGATTCTGGTGGACGCTGTGCTAGACGCCGGACGACACGAAGTGGCATTTGATGCGTCAAGACTTTCTAGCGGAGTCTACTATGTCCGCATGACCGCGGGCAGCTTCCAGAGCAGCAGGGCAATGATGCTGCTGAAGTAGGAACCGTCCCCAGATTTTATCCCGTGAGTGGAGAAAAAACGCGCGATCTTGGATTGCCTTAGTGTTGAATCCTCGCATTGTGCTTCTTCCGATAGATGTTTCGACTTGAGCGATTTTCCATCCGGTTCAGCTGCGCCTTGTCTTTCTTCGTCAGCGTCCCGCCGTTTTTCGCCTTGTCGACCATCTTTCTCCGCTGTATGCGCCCCCGCTGACGTTCAAGGTTCCGGGTTTCTCGCGGGGTGAGCTGTCCGCTCTTAACGCCTTGCTTGATTCGTCTTTGCTGATTTATCTGACGCTTCGTAACTTCTCCCGGTTTTTTCGCCGGTTGCTGTCCAGGTTGATCCTGGGCTTTCGCGACTCCTGCCGCTCCTAACGCAAGGCAGGTAGCCAAGATTAATATCGATCTCTTCATGATGGTGCTCCTTTCTTCGGACTTTATCGATTTTGTTTGTCCGTCATTTGAAATTATGGACAAAAAGATAACGCATCGAGTTTAACAAAAGATCGATCTCCGGAGAATATAAATAATTATTAATGATGATTGGAAAATCAAATCGCGGATACCGGGCCATTCTCAATCTTATGGTTCCTGGTTTCTTCCGACTTCGGAATTGAACCGCGATAGACCGATTGCATTACCAGTCGAAGTCTCACAGAATGCGTAGACACGACGAAGATATCAATTCGTCTGTGTGTCTCACTGGCCTTCGTGGCTCTGTGGTCAGATTCAAAAAGAATACTGCGGGATAAATGCTGGCGATTCAATGTGGCGCACAACTGAACAGCGACTGTCATGGATCATTATGCGATCAAATCTGCTAACACGTCATATATTCAAGCTTGTAAATGTTTATTCTTAAGTTTATTATTTAAACGTGAATATACTGGCCATTGAGACATCGTGCGACGAATGTTCTGCCGCAGTACTTCAGGACGGCGTGCTGAAGTCCGTTGTCATTTCATCTCAATTGGTTCACACCGAATACGGCGGCGTTGTGCCCGAGCTCGCTTCTCGCGCTCATGTAGAATTGATAGTCCCTGTGGTCGAAGAAGCACTCAGGAAGTCGGCTATCCCGAAAGAAGAGGTGCAGGGTATTGCGGTAACTTATGGCCCGGGTCTTGCCGGCTCGCTCATAGTGGGATTGAGTTTTGCTAAAGCGTTCGCCGCCTCACGCGACATTCCTGTGGTGGGTGTAAATCATATGGAGGGTCATCTCTACTCGAGCTTCCTTGAAGACGACAAGCCGCAATTCCCTTTCGTCGCACTGATCGTCAGCGGCGGACACACTATGCTCATTCATGTTAGAGAACCGTACGTTCACGAGCTTCTAGGTCAGACACGAGACGATGCGGCGGGCGAGGCATTCGACAAGGTCGCTAAACTGCTTGGACTCGGATATCCCGGCGGTCCGATAATCGATAAACTGGCCAAAGAGGGAAACCCAACCGCCTTTAAATTCCCGCGCTCGTTTATGAACGGAGATTCGTTCGAATTCAGTTTCTCAGGAATAAAGACAAGTGTCCTGTACCTGCTTCGAGAACTCAGGTACGATCCACCTAATAAAAACGAGAAGCTCGTCAAAGATATTTGTGCCTCATTCCAGCGGGCGGTCGTTGAAGTCCTCGTCGAGAAAACCATAAGTGCCGCCCGACTTTATGGCGTGAACTCGATTTCAGTGGCGGGCGGAGTCGCGGCCAATCGGGAATTAAGAAGTACGCTCGTCTCGCGCGCCGAATCCATCGGCGCAAAAGCATATTTTCCCAGACCACTTTATTGCACGGACAACGCCGCGATGATCGGTATTGCCGCCGACTTCAAGTACAGGAAGTACGGGATGATCACGGACCTGAGTCTGAAGCCGGTGCCGAATTTACCCCTGGAAATGCAGTTTGAATAGAATATCACGACTCTTCGCGGGGAACGGTGCTGGCACCCTGCGGAAGAAAGTGTTGAGTGCCTACATCATTCCCGGATTCCCCAATGCCGGTGTCACTGTCGGGATGCTTGCCGCGGCGGAAAGAGCAGGAGTCGATCTTGTCGAACTCGGTGTCCCATTTAGTGATCCGTTGGCAGACGGGCCGGTTATCCAGAGAGCATCTCAAGTATCGATCGCGAACGGAACCAACGCGTTATCGATACTTCGAACGCTAAGAGAAATCCGCCGCAGGTCAGAACTGCCTATCATTTTAATGGGATATTTCAATTCGTTCATTAACGGCATTGGCGATAATTTTGCGCAGGAGATCCGGGACGCGGGTGCCGACGGCTTGATAATACCGGACCTGCCGCTCGAAGAATCGGGACAAGTCAAGAACAAGATCGAGTCCGCCGGGTTAAGCATCACTTTCCTGATGGCGCCGACCTCAACGGATGATCGGATAAGAAAGATCAGCGAGTCCTCTTCATACTTTAGTTATTGCGTTTCGGTCACCGGCGTGACGGGTGTGAGAAATAATCTTGTAAGTGATGAAGTCGTTCAATTTCTGGATCGTGTAAGGAAGAATTCCGTAAAACCATTTGTGGTCGGATTTGGAATTTCGACTCCTGAGGCCGCCGCGAAAATCTCAAAACATTCAGATGGCGTAGTTGTGGGATCTGCACTTGTCCAGCAGATTCTCGATGCGCCGGCTGGAGAAGAAGCTGATTACGCCTTTAGATTTCTCGGGACACTTCGAGCGGCGATTGACAGATGAAAGACATGAAATCGCTGAGGAAGAAGATCGATCGGCTCGACAAGCGGATCGTCAAGCTTCTCAACAGGCGTGCGAAATACGCGGACGATATCGGAAAGATAAAGGAAAAAGAAGGACTCGAGGTATATTCACCTGAACGTGAGAAACAGGTCATCGAGAATGTCAGCCGCGAAAATCCGGGACCGCTCACTTCAGAAGCTGTCAAGCGTGTCTACGAAAGAGTCATCGACGAATCAAGACGGCTTGAGCGTGAGAGCGCAGAAGAAAGAAGGATCTCATTTCAAAACAGGCACAAAGGCATGAACCGGTTACTGGATTTCCTCCGACTAAACAATCTTGAAACGGGATCGGTAAGGCGTAAAGTTGCAATTCTGATAGCCGCTATAGCCTCTGTCGTCGTAGTCCTTTTTGCTGTCTTCACGATTCCGTTTCACTACATTCCGGGAAAAGGCAAAGTACTCACCATCGACCGGGGAATGAGCGCCAACGAAGTTTACTCTCAGCTGGCTGACGATGGGTTTGTGACGAACCGTGTGTTCTTCAAGATAGTCGCGAAGATCTTTTCGGTGGATCACAGAATTAAGGCGGGCAAATACCTTTTCACAGGACATTTTTCCGACCTGCAGGTTATGAATTTGATTGCGTCGGGGAAAAGCAACCTTCTTGTAAAAGTGACGATCCCGGAGGGACTCACCATCAGGCAGATCGCACCGATCTTTCATGAAGAACTCGGAACCGATCCGGCGGCGTTCGCACAAGTCGCGCTCAGCGATTCGGCCGCATCTGCGATGAATATACCTTCCCGTAGTCTCGAGGGCTATCTGTTTCCGGAGAGTTACGATTTCTACTATGGTACTGATGTGAACGAGATTCTCACTCGCATGGTCGATGAGTACAGGGAATTCTTTAACGACTCGCTCCGGGCTCGGGCGGGGGAAATCGGCTATTCAATTTCGCAGATCATGAGAGTCGCTTCGATAGTCGAAGCTGAAGCAAGAGTCGACTCAGAGCGTTCCATAATAGCGAGCGTCTATTACAATCGTCTCAAGAAAAATATTCCCCTTGAGGCCGATCCTACGATCGAGTACGCTATCGGGGAACATAAACGGATCTATTACAAAGACTTGCAGATAAAATCACCTTACAATACGTACGAGAGGATCGGGCTTCCACCTACGCCGATCTGCAACCCGGGAAGAAAGGCGATCCTTGCCGCGCTTTACCCGGCAGATACGGATTACTTGTATTTTGTCGCAACCGGCAAGGGCGGTCACAAATTCAGCAAGACATTTGACGAACACTTGAAAGCGGTCAGAGCATACAGAAGACACCTGAGGAACCGATAGGCTGAGGTGATGGTCCTTTCCTTCATCATGCTCAAACTCAAGCAAACGATGGGCGGCGAGGGAATAAGGGGAATTATCAAGTTCCTAGCCCCGGATTTCCTCGTCGGTGCATTTCTTGCTTTCTCCGCAGTCGACGTGATGTCTGCGACCTCATTTGGTCGCTTGTACCTCGTCTCAATGGGAGTCGCGCTCTTCACACTTATTGTGGAGACAAGGAAATTTTTTTACAGCAGCGGCGACCTGGAGCGGTTCTATTTCGTCCAGCCGACAGTCGCATTCAGGGTGAGCTCGGCCGTCGTAATAGCCGTTGTGGATGTAATAGTGATCCTTTCATTGGCATTGCCTTTCCTGCTGATTAATCCGTACGCTGCCTCCCATCCGCGGCAGATGGCGGCGGCGATCGCAGCAGCCGCGCTTACATCATTCGCGAGTTACCTGATCATCGTCCTGGTGATTGCCTCGGCCCCGCGGCGAATCATGAACCTCATACTCACTCTGTTACAGGTGTTCACGGCCATCGCGCTCGTCGGGATGTTCCAGTTGTCAACCGACCTGCGGTCGAATTACGAAAGTCGTACGCTGATTTGGATTTTCGCCGCTGCTTCCGCCGTTCTCCTGCTGATCCCGCTCTGTCTCCCGGTCTTCGAAAGATTGCAGGAACATCTCAACACGATCGACTCCCGCCGGAATTTCGATCTGGTTTCATTGAGCGACCACGTTCGCGGTATCATCCGTCTCCACGGTGACGAAGAACGTGCGGGCTTCATTTTGCTCCTATCCAATCTCCTTCGCAATTCTTCCTTTCGGCTCTCCACCATCGCAGTCGCGTCAACCCCGGTTATGGTTGCTGTCTATTGGTCCGTCAGGCATGCAAGAATTGTCGACATCACGACGTCCTTCGGACCGATGCAGGCGGAGCTCATCGCCCCCTTCGCGTCAGTCGTCGTCTCAGGTATCCTGGTGCATTATTTTCTCTCGCAGGGCATCCTCACCTCCAGAAATTCAGAAGCCTCATGGTCCATCAGGATCAACGCCCCTTTCGATAGCGGGAACTTTGTAGCCGGAGTCCGAAAGGCGATGTTGGTATGCGTCCAGCTGCCGATGAGTTGTTTAATTTTCCTTGTTGTCGCATTTAATAACAACCTTACTGTGTCGTGCCTGGCAGCGTTGACTTTCTTTTCACTGACCCAGACGTCCGCAATATGGTTCTCGGTGATGCAGCGCAGTCTCCCGTTCTCAGTTCCGTATTCAAGGGTTGGACCGGTGGAGGGTGTGAACCTGGTTTTCATGTTCAGCTATTCCTTCGTCGTCTGTGCAGGCCTCCTTTTCACTTTCACCCGGGTCGGTAGTCTTTTGATGCTGAATGTTTTTGCGTTTATCTTTATGGCGATCCTCGTTTCTCTTTCGCGCAGGATCGTTAATAGAAGGATTAGACTGATTGTCTGACGACAGAAAAAAGATTGTGGTCGGAATAACCGGCGCGAGCGGGGCAATCTACGCCCTCCATACGGTGCGTGCGCTCCTGGCAAACGGCGTCGAAGTCCATCTGGTGATATCCGATTACGGGTTGTATGTGGTCGAAAGTGAGACGGACTTTCCGATTAAGAAACCCTCGATCCTCGATGCATTCAGAGAAAAGTTCGGCGACTGTGTTCTTGACGGTGCAATCGTAAAACACAGCAACAAGGATCTTGCCTCCTCTATCTCAAGCGGGTCATTCAAGACCGATGGAATGGTCATCGTGCCATGTTCCATGAAGACTCTTTCCGGAGTCGCTCAGGGATTCTCCAGCAACCTGATTGAGAGGGCGGCCGATGTCACGCTCAAAGAAGGAAGGACACTTGTCCTGGTCCCGCGCGAGACTCCGTTGAACAGGATCCACTTGAAGAATATGCTGGCGGCGGAAGACGCCGGCGCGCAGATTCTACCTGCTATGCCGGCTTTCTATCATAAACCGACAACGATCGAAGACCTCGCCGATTTCATCGCCGGCAGAATCCTGTCGCTGTTCGGAATTGAAGCACGACTTTTCGAACCTTGGCAAAAGTAATTTCGCGAATCTGCATGCTTGTCCCGCTTATCCTGATCGGATGCGCGGGCCAGATTCCGCCTTCGGGAGGGCCTGTGGACAAAAACCCTCCGCAGATCGTTTACTCCTCCCCTCACCAGAAACAACTCAATTTCGATTCTTACGAGCTCACGGTTAGATTCGATAAATACATGAATCACAGAAGCGTGGAGAGTGCGACATATTTCCCACCGTTCGGTGGACGTGAACTTTCATTCGACTGGTCCGGAAAAGATTTCATCATCAGGGTCAATAAGAAGATGCGCGCAGACCAGACATATATACTGACTATCGGCGCTCCCGCACTCGACCAGCGAAACAATACGCTCGGAAGGGCCTTCAATCTTGTATTCTCGACCGGAGCGCACGTAGACACAGGAACCGTATCGGGAAAAGTATATTCCGATAAAGCGCAGCCGTATACCGTTTCAGCTTTTCCCGTTACGAGTAAGATCGATACTCTGCGACCGTTCCTGTCGGTTGCTCAATATGTGACTCAGTCCGACGACAGCGGCAGCTACTTCCTCCAGGGACTCGCGGATGGGGAATACAGACTGATTTGTTTCAATGACGACATGAGAAATTTTACTTATGCGCCTCAGGCCGACATGTACTCCTCGGCGACACAAGATATCTCCATTTCCGCGGCGAAGCGTGAAATCGATGGGGTGAACTTTATCACGACGACTGAAGATACTACCCCTCCTCAGCTTTACAGCGCGGACCTCACGAAGAACGGATCACTCCTCCTCAAATTCAGCGAACCTATCGACTCAGGCTCGATTAAACCGGATTATTTTGTCCTGTCTGATTCGATTACAACGAAAAGAGTTCCGATTGCATTTGCAACGAGAATGGAGTCTGAAAAGCAAGAGGTTGTTCTCGTTCCGGTAAGAAAGCTTCCCAATGGACGAACATTCCTGATCAGCGCCGTCGACAGCGTGAAAGACCTTCAATTAAATCCTGTGTCTCTTAGAAATGATACCGTCTCATTCACCACAGACAGCGCGACTGTCGATGTCCCAGGTTATTTATTTAACTTCAAAGACTCGACATTCAGTGTCCTGACTTATGATACACTGTTCTGCCAGATCTTGCCTACAGGCGCCGACATTGACTCGTTCAGCGTAAAAGTCACGCTGAACGACAGTCTCGGGAAAAGCCATCCCGAATTTGTGCACCATGTCGCGCCCAGCATCTATACTGTGACTACCTCCGATCTCAATTCTCTCGAATGGTACTCGCTGAAGTTGGCCTACAAGTATTCAACCGCCGGAATAACAAAAGATTCTAGTGTCATCAAACATTTCAGGACAGTCGACTTTGCTACTCTCGGTGAACTGGACGGAAAGGTAACAGATGCGCCGAGAGGCAGGAACATAGTGGTTGTCGCTATTGAAAGAAGCGGCAAGAGATTTTACACACTCGCAAAACCTGACGGCTCCTTCGTCCTCAACCGTCTTCCGGCGGCAGAGTATTCCGTTCGCGCTTATGTCCAACATCCTCCGGAGATGATACACTACAGCGGGAAGAGTTTTCCTTATCAATTCGCCGATCCCTTCGCCGTCTATCCTGAAACAGTGAAAGTCAGGGCGCGATGGGCGACCGAGGGAGTGGCCGTCTTCTTTTTCTAATCATCTCCTGTCTGGGAGTCCTCACCCACCGCGTACCCGGCGTGAATTGCTTCACCTGTAAGTCTTATCGTCGAGTCGGCTCAAGTCGACGGTGTCGCTCAACACACCGATCGTGACAATCGCGAACGTGAATACGCTTGTCCCGGGTTCAAGATGCCCGCCGAATGCTTTGTCGGAATCGGAGAAGAGGATATGCGCGTGAACTCGCCCGCCGATAACATACCCGTTCATGCACGCTATATCCGCAGATGAGGCCGGGTTATCGACACATATATTTCTCGATGGGAAATCACGGTTGCTCACGCAATGA
The window above is part of the Candidatus Kryptoniota bacterium genome. Proteins encoded here:
- a CDS encoding PIG-L family deacetylase; translated protein: MRIKSTSRNFAAFLELISFLVVAPIIFAAMSPAVAVSGSPQGNKALVLMCLSAHPDDEDGATLAYYSRIRHIKAYSIFYTRGEGGQNVTGPELYNELAELRTEETMSAANILGTQIYFLGFSDFGFSKTARETFRMWGGKDSVLSRIVYMIRALKPDVIITNHDTITTLPNRQHGNHQAVGITAFEAFDKAADPTYHPEQLGRGITPWQVKKLYFRVLNESKLKDDSLVGIDTDKRVGSRTVQQIAWDALKQHKTQGMDLLDFKDLPDVFRRPVYKLVRQDMNYPYDAHDLFSGLHPTAHPPAELPARYSVVLNPFSIFVSPKYSLIRKQDTTGGGYELKFHLDTFNHTGKYLEFSLIIIWSRQRLYVEHQVLGTQVRDGLSVTVDLPAAVADNDSLVFNAVPHLKEAIPGLTTMSDVAYLKTVSAKFDSSDYIGLVGTYDNTLQNVLEEFGVKHEMIDSSTLATGDLGKFTTIVLDIRGYLYRSDLVKYNSRLLDYVSNGGNVVCFYNRPPEWDGHNYAPYPIGVTEERVTEEDRPVTILDPTNQLFHYPNEISASDWDGWVQERSIYLPSGDTALTSAKYERLLAMSDEGETEPSTSLLWARYGKGSYVYTSLALYRQIKDLNNGGVRMLFNLISEKKR
- a CDS encoding TIM-barrel domain-containing protein; protein product: MLKKIFAAMAFVGAALLLSSTGLKAQTYLSNFTSFTAAGKAITVQAGPSALRLTFYTSDIVRVDYLPTLSTKIDSSLIVIRDTSTYVSLYISEGDSSVTMTTAALRVVVAKYPVRVSFYEVTNKLLLFEPSGGGVGNASASRLANFSFQSTDHFYGTGERGIRLDLRGLAFDSYNTQVGGYSSPPPSTMNVNVPFVVSTDDYGVYFDNTYRGHFDIGKSLPNVLTYTSSGGELSYYFIHGMSMAEVLAGYTWLTGRAPLLPAWAYGYIQSKFGYRNESDAEAMIQHMRTDSIPCDAIILDLYWFQNMGDLSWNTSLWPDPSLITSNFLSQGFKTIVITEPYIIQSSANYSAADAGGYLAKNGSGQSYVLGGWWSCGCNAGLLDITNDSARAWWWSKYESIFSTGVTGLWTDLGEPERDYSDMHFSLGSDTAIHNIYDFLWAKTLFDGFNADYPSRRLFNLTRSGYAGIQRFNTVTWSGDVSKTFGGLAVQLPFLLNMGMSGIAYQNSDIGGFDAGSTSAELYTRWMEFGAFCPVMRAHGYDGDNGTEPWTFGAATENIVRELIRLRYALFPYNYTSAHQTYLAGMPLARPLALEFPDDQNVYNESSAYMWGDDFIVSPVVQSGQTSQSFYLPAGKWIDYWSDKVYSGGTTVTVPAPIDQVPLLVKSGSIIPMQPVPDYIGEYSADTLLLAIYPDPTVASSFELYEDDGSSPLYQAGYFSTTEFEGTWSGTSNAEEFSISIGPAVGTYSGKSFNRVYLCEIHKVSYLPAEVLLGSVAMQQFPTYDSLEAESSGFYYDPGAEILCTKFSGNTDRGYVVVLDSVEVTGVENSPGQPTGYRLEQNFPNPFNPGTRIGFSIPSREKVSLVIFDSVGRRVSILVDAVLDAGRHEVAFDASRLSSGVYYVRMTAGSFQSSRAMMLLK
- the tsaD gene encoding tRNA (adenosine(37)-N6)-threonylcarbamoyltransferase complex transferase subunit TsaD — encoded protein: MNILAIETSCDECSAAVLQDGVLKSVVISSQLVHTEYGGVVPELASRAHVELIVPVVEEALRKSAIPKEEVQGIAVTYGPGLAGSLIVGLSFAKAFAASRDIPVVGVNHMEGHLYSSFLEDDKPQFPFVALIVSGGHTMLIHVREPYVHELLGQTRDDAAGEAFDKVAKLLGLGYPGGPIIDKLAKEGNPTAFKFPRSFMNGDSFEFSFSGIKTSVLYLLRELRYDPPNKNEKLVKDICASFQRAVVEVLVEKTISAARLYGVNSISVAGGVAANRELRSTLVSRAESIGAKAYFPRPLYCTDNAAMIGIAADFKYRKYGMITDLSLKPVPNLPLEMQFE
- the trpA gene encoding tryptophan synthase subunit alpha, with product MNRISRLFAGNGAGTLRKKVLSAYIIPGFPNAGVTVGMLAAAERAGVDLVELGVPFSDPLADGPVIQRASQVSIANGTNALSILRTLREIRRRSELPIILMGYFNSFINGIGDNFAQEIRDAGADGLIIPDLPLEESGQVKNKIESAGLSITFLMAPTSTDDRIRKISESSSYFSYCVSVTGVTGVRNNLVSDEVVQFLDRVRKNSVKPFVVGFGISTPEAAAKISKHSDGVVVGSALVQQILDAPAGEEADYAFRFLGTLRAAIDR
- the mltG gene encoding endolytic transglycosylase MltG, with the protein product MKDMKSLRKKIDRLDKRIVKLLNRRAKYADDIGKIKEKEGLEVYSPEREKQVIENVSRENPGPLTSEAVKRVYERVIDESRRLERESAEERRISFQNRHKGMNRLLDFLRLNNLETGSVRRKVAILIAAIASVVVVLFAVFTIPFHYIPGKGKVLTIDRGMSANEVYSQLADDGFVTNRVFFKIVAKIFSVDHRIKAGKYLFTGHFSDLQVMNLIASGKSNLLVKVTIPEGLTIRQIAPIFHEELGTDPAAFAQVALSDSAASAMNIPSRSLEGYLFPESYDFYYGTDVNEILTRMVDEYREFFNDSLRARAGEIGYSISQIMRVASIVEAEARVDSERSIIASVYYNRLKKNIPLEADPTIEYAIGEHKRIYYKDLQIKSPYNTYERIGLPPTPICNPGRKAILAALYPADTDYLYFVATGKGGHKFSKTFDEHLKAVRAYRRHLRNR
- a CDS encoding UbiX family flavin prenyltransferase gives rise to the protein MSDDRKKIVVGITGASGAIYALHTVRALLANGVEVHLVISDYGLYVVESETDFPIKKPSILDAFREKFGDCVLDGAIVKHSNKDLASSISSGSFKTDGMVIVPCSMKTLSGVAQGFSSNLIERAADVTLKEGRTLVLVPRETPLNRIHLKNMLAAEDAGAQILPAMPAFYHKPTTIEDLADFIAGRILSLFGIEARLFEPWQK
- a CDS encoding Ig-like domain-containing protein; the protein is MDKNPPQIVYSSPHQKQLNFDSYELTVRFDKYMNHRSVESATYFPPFGGRELSFDWSGKDFIIRVNKKMRADQTYILTIGAPALDQRNNTLGRAFNLVFSTGAHVDTGTVSGKVYSDKAQPYTVSAFPVTSKIDTLRPFLSVAQYVTQSDDSGSYFLQGLADGEYRLICFNDDMRNFTYAPQADMYSSATQDISISAAKREIDGVNFITTTEDTTPPQLYSADLTKNGSLLLKFSEPIDSGSIKPDYFVLSDSITTKRVPIAFATRMESEKQEVVLVPVRKLPNGRTFLISAVDSVKDLQLNPVSLRNDTVSFTTDSATVDVPGYLFNFKDSTFSVLTYDTLFCQILPTGADIDSFSVKVTLNDSLGKSHPEFVHHVAPSIYTVTTSDLNSLEWYSLKLAYKYSTAGITKDSSVIKHFRTVDFATLGELDGKVTDAPRGRNIVVVAIERSGKRFYTLAKPDGSFVLNRLPAAEYSVRAYVQHPPEMIHYSGKSFPYQFADPFAVYPETVKVRARWATEGVAVFFF